In one Pseudomonas fitomaticsae genomic region, the following are encoded:
- a CDS encoding SDR family NAD(P)-dependent oxidoreductase gives MKIDLSGKLAIVSGSTAGIGLGISQSLAEAGATVVVIGRDAAKVEQALASIRDKVPGAQLRGLTADLGTAEGAQKLFAAEPKADILVNNLGIYNAVDFFDAPDDEWTRFYEINVISGVRLSRHYVPAMVEQGWGRVIFLSSESGVATPADMINYGVTKSANLAVSHGLAKRLAGTGVTVNAILPGPTFTDGVEEMLKDAAAESGRSLRDEADAFVRRARPSSIIQRVADVEEVAHLVTYIASPLSSATTGAALRVDGGVVDSLTI, from the coding sequence ATGAAGATCGATCTGAGCGGAAAACTGGCGATTGTCAGCGGCAGCACGGCGGGCATCGGTTTGGGCATCAGCCAGTCGCTGGCCGAGGCGGGCGCCACGGTGGTGGTGATCGGTCGCGACGCGGCCAAGGTCGAACAGGCGCTGGCGAGCATTCGCGACAAGGTGCCAGGCGCGCAACTGCGCGGTCTGACGGCGGATCTGGGCACGGCCGAAGGCGCGCAGAAACTGTTCGCCGCCGAACCGAAGGCCGACATCCTGGTGAACAACCTCGGCATCTACAACGCCGTGGATTTCTTCGACGCGCCGGACGATGAGTGGACGCGCTTCTATGAAATCAACGTGATCTCCGGCGTGCGCCTGTCGCGGCATTACGTGCCGGCGATGGTCGAGCAGGGCTGGGGCCGGGTGATCTTCCTGTCTTCGGAATCTGGCGTGGCCACTCCGGCCGACATGATCAACTACGGCGTGACCAAAAGCGCCAACCTCGCGGTGTCCCATGGCCTGGCCAAACGCCTGGCGGGCACCGGGGTTACGGTCAACGCGATCCTGCCGGGGCCGACCTTCACCGACGGTGTCGAGGAAATGCTCAAGGATGCCGCCGCCGAGTCTGGCCGCAGCCTGCGGGACGAGGCCGACGCATTCGTGCGCCGGGCCCGCCCGAGTTCGATCATCCAGCGCGTGGCGGATGTCGAAGAGGTCGCGCACCTGGTCACCTACATCGCTTCACCGCTGTCCTCGGCCACCACCGGTGCCGCTTTGCGGGTCGACGGCGGCGTGGTCGACAGCCTGACTATCTGA
- a CDS encoding aldo/keto reductase has protein sequence MSLKDKLPGQLGFGTAPLGNMFRAIPEEEAQATVHAAWEAGVRYFDTAPFYGSGLSEIRLGEALAKYKRDDYVLSTKVGRVILDEVEDAAARDLGEKSGVFEHGRPNKIVNDYSADATLRSIEDSLKRLKTDRLDIVWVHDIAQDFYGDQWLEYFNQARTGAFKVLTRLREEGVIKGWGLGVNKVEPCELTLDLTEAQPDGFLLAGRYTLLDHDRALQRLMDSARAQNVEIVVGGPYSSGILAGGAHFEYQKASPEIVARVEQIKRIAAAHGVDVKAAALQFSLANPAVAAVIPGASKPGRIAEDVAALSAVIPAGFWQAMREAKLVSERAPLPIDEVKA, from the coding sequence ATGAGCTTGAAAGACAAACTCCCCGGCCAACTCGGCTTCGGCACCGCACCACTGGGCAACATGTTCCGCGCCATTCCTGAAGAGGAAGCCCAGGCCACCGTGCACGCGGCGTGGGAGGCCGGCGTGCGTTACTTCGACACCGCACCGTTCTACGGCTCGGGCCTCTCGGAAATCCGCCTCGGCGAAGCACTGGCCAAGTACAAGCGCGACGATTATGTGCTCAGCACCAAGGTCGGCCGGGTAATTCTCGATGAAGTCGAAGACGCCGCCGCCCGTGATCTGGGCGAGAAAAGCGGCGTGTTCGAACACGGTCGTCCGAACAAGATCGTCAACGACTACAGCGCCGACGCAACGCTGCGTTCGATCGAAGACAGCCTCAAGCGTCTGAAAACCGATCGCCTCGATATCGTCTGGGTCCATGACATCGCTCAGGATTTCTACGGCGATCAATGGCTCGAATACTTCAATCAGGCCCGCACCGGCGCCTTCAAAGTCCTGACCCGCCTGCGCGAAGAAGGTGTGATCAAAGGCTGGGGCCTGGGCGTGAACAAGGTCGAGCCGTGCGAGTTGACGCTGGACCTGACCGAGGCGCAGCCTGACGGCTTCCTGTTGGCCGGCCGCTATACCTTGCTCGATCACGACCGCGCCTTGCAGCGTTTGATGGATTCGGCGCGGGCGCAGAACGTTGAAATCGTTGTCGGCGGCCCTTACAGCTCGGGGATCCTGGCCGGCGGCGCGCACTTCGAATACCAGAAGGCCAGTCCTGAAATCGTTGCCAGGGTCGAGCAGATCAAACGCATCGCGGCGGCCCACGGCGTCGATGTCAAAGCGGCTGCACTACAATTCTCGCTGGCCAATCCGGCCGTGGCGGCAGTGATTCCCGGCGCGAGCAAACCGGGGCGTATCGCTGAAGATGTGGCGGCGCTGTCGGCGGTCATTCCGGCCGGTTTCTGGCAGGCCATGCGTGAAGCGAAACTGGTGTCCGAACGTGCACCATTACCCATCGACGAGGTGAAAGCATGA
- a CDS encoding LysR substrate-binding domain-containing protein produces MIDIRQLRYFVAVAEEEHVGRAAERLHISQSPLSRQIAQLEERLGLTLFERSQQRIRLTRDGQTFLAETRALLTHANRLESLGKRLGRGEEGGLCIGYIENAMHAGVLPNALRVLRVDRPNVHVALYNLSSAEQLEGLRQRSLDIALVSEPPTIDDPDLLGFQVLDDPMLLALPEHHPLNQLPSLTPADLADQEWIGVQPRQGADDEFVSACIRAGFTPDVRMQATEPFTALGLVASGLGIAMIQKGLSHNAPPGVVLREVPWLAFTTPLWAAWHRINLRPLVETFRKVLTGVDPAQ; encoded by the coding sequence ATGATCGACATCCGCCAATTGCGCTACTTCGTCGCCGTCGCCGAGGAAGAACACGTCGGCCGCGCCGCCGAACGCCTGCACATTTCCCAGTCACCCCTGAGCCGGCAGATCGCCCAGCTCGAAGAACGCCTGGGCCTGACCCTGTTCGAACGCAGCCAGCAGCGCATTCGCCTGACCCGCGACGGTCAGACCTTTCTCGCCGAAACCCGCGCCCTGCTGACCCACGCCAATCGCCTGGAATCACTCGGCAAACGCCTGGGCCGTGGCGAAGAAGGCGGCCTGTGCATCGGCTACATCGAGAACGCGATGCACGCCGGGGTCTTGCCCAATGCCTTGCGTGTGCTGCGGGTCGACCGGCCCAACGTGCATGTCGCGCTGTACAACCTGAGTTCCGCCGAACAGCTCGAAGGCCTGCGTCAGCGTAGCCTCGATATCGCGCTGGTCAGTGAGCCGCCGACGATCGACGACCCGGATCTGCTGGGCTTTCAGGTGCTGGACGACCCGATGCTGCTGGCGCTGCCCGAACATCACCCGCTGAACCAACTGCCATCGCTGACCCCGGCGGATCTGGCCGATCAGGAATGGATCGGCGTGCAGCCACGCCAAGGGGCCGACGATGAATTCGTCAGCGCCTGCATCCGCGCAGGTTTCACCCCGGATGTGCGGATGCAGGCCACGGAACCGTTTACCGCGTTGGGGCTGGTGGCTTCGGGCCTGGGGATCGCGATGATCCAGAAAGGTCTGAGCCATAACGCACCGCCGGGCGTGGTGCTGCGGGAGGTGCCGTGGCTGGCGTTCACCACACCATTGTGGGCGGCGTGGCACCGGATCAACCTGCGGCCGCTGGTGGAAACGTTTCGCAAGGTATTGACCGGGGTCGATCCCGCCCAGTGA
- a CDS encoding LysR substrate-binding domain-containing protein has translation MNRNDLRRVDMNLLVIFETLMFEKNLTRAGEKLFLGQPAVSASLAKLRDLFDDPLLVRNGRVLEPTQRALAILKELQPAMDTISGAVSRAKDFDPLSSRDVFRIGLSDDAEFGLLPPLLKQLREEAPDVVVVIRRVNFLLMSSMLASGEISVGVSYTTELPANAKRKKLRDLRCKILRGDDRPGALTLDEYCERPHALVSFSGDLGGAIDNDLARVNRARRVVLAVPQFAPLRAILAGTDMLATVPDFAACALVEGSSVLRADDPPFDIVPSELSMVWNGVNDNDPAERWLRSLIAHHMSAPLGPQAH, from the coding sequence ATGAACCGCAATGACCTGCGTCGCGTGGACATGAACCTGTTGGTGATTTTCGAAACCCTGATGTTCGAAAAGAACCTGACCCGCGCCGGGGAAAAACTGTTCCTCGGCCAGCCCGCCGTCAGTGCTTCACTGGCGAAACTGCGCGACCTGTTCGACGACCCGTTGCTGGTGCGCAACGGCCGTGTGCTGGAGCCGACCCAGCGGGCGCTGGCGATCCTCAAGGAATTGCAGCCGGCGATGGACACCATTTCCGGGGCGGTCAGCCGGGCCAAGGATTTCGACCCGCTGAGCAGCCGCGACGTGTTTCGCATCGGTCTGTCGGACGACGCCGAGTTCGGCCTGCTGCCGCCGCTGCTCAAGCAATTGCGCGAAGAGGCGCCGGACGTAGTGGTGGTGATCCGCCGGGTTAATTTCCTGCTGATGTCGTCGATGCTGGCGTCCGGGGAGATTTCCGTCGGCGTCAGCTACACCACCGAACTGCCGGCCAATGCCAAACGCAAAAAGCTGCGGGACCTTCGTTGCAAGATCCTGCGCGGCGACGACCGTCCCGGCGCACTGACCCTCGACGAATACTGCGAACGGCCCCATGCGCTGGTGTCGTTTTCCGGGGATCTGGGCGGGGCCATCGACAACGATCTGGCGCGAGTCAACCGCGCCCGTCGCGTGGTGCTGGCGGTGCCGCAATTCGCTCCGCTGCGGGCGATTCTGGCCGGCACCGACATGCTCGCCACCGTGCCGGACTTCGCCGCCTGCGCACTGGTCGAGGGCAGCAGCGTATTGCGCGCCGACGACCCGCCGTTCGACATCGTGCCGTCGGAGCTGTCGATGGTCTGGAACGGGGTCAACGACAACGATCCGGCGGAACGCTGGTTGCGCTCGCTGATTGCCCATCACATGTCGGCGCCTCTTGGGCCACAGGCGCACTGA
- a CDS encoding DinB family protein, with protein sequence MINLATAHLLTDYKIWANQRLFDSLQALPAGETTRERKTVFKNMIGTLNHIYVVDRIWQAHLEGREHGFTTSHDLVHTDLGELRQAQQEVDGWYRTWSAQQTEASLNRMIDFKFVSGDGGTMNAGAILMHVINHNNYHRGWVVQMYFEIPQMPPMTDLPVYLREVDPGFKPISAPVAQEAPTCDGQSASATSVPPDRCR encoded by the coding sequence ATGATCAATCTGGCCACGGCCCATCTGCTCACGGACTACAAGATCTGGGCCAATCAGCGTCTGTTCGACAGCCTGCAAGCGTTGCCGGCGGGGGAGACGACGAGGGAACGCAAGACGGTTTTCAAGAACATGATCGGCACACTGAACCACATCTACGTGGTCGACCGGATCTGGCAGGCGCACCTCGAAGGGCGCGAGCACGGTTTCACGACGTCCCATGATCTGGTGCACACCGACCTCGGCGAGTTGCGCCAGGCCCAGCAGGAAGTCGACGGCTGGTATCGCACCTGGAGCGCGCAGCAGACCGAAGCTTCGCTGAACCGCATGATCGATTTCAAATTCGTCTCCGGCGATGGCGGCACCATGAACGCCGGGGCGATCCTGATGCACGTGATCAACCACAACAACTACCACCGTGGCTGGGTGGTGCAGATGTATTTCGAGATCCCGCAGATGCCGCCGATGACCGATCTGCCGGTGTACCTGCGCGAGGTCGATCCGGGGTTCAAACCGATCAGTGCGCCTGTGGCCCAAGAGGCGCCGACATGTGATGGGCAATCAGCGAGCGCAACCAGCGTTCCGCCGGATCGTTGTCGTTGA
- a CDS encoding pyridoxal-phosphate dependent enzyme → MLHIRTPLILHPTLSSASRRIWLKLENLQPCGSFKLRGMGLLCSQAAAQGKRKVVCPSGGNAGLATAVAAVSLGLQACIVVPHTTPEATRARIRRTGAEVIVHGKVWDEANQRARELASAADTEYVPAFDHPVLWEGHSTMVDEILEDCPQVDTVVTSVGGGGLLAGILTGLLRHDRRDCRIVTCETTGAASFAAAVKAGHPVRLSRIDTVATSLGAAQVAAWPVEHIGEFDHECLVLSDDDAIMGVVRYASDQRQLVEPACGVSLAVAYLDHPALAGAHDVVVIVCGGVSISAQLVAGWARLGA, encoded by the coding sequence ATGCTGCACATCCGCACGCCGCTGATCCTCCATCCGACCCTGTCGAGCGCGTCCCGGCGCATCTGGTTGAAGCTGGAAAACCTGCAACCGTGCGGCTCGTTCAAGCTGCGTGGCATGGGCTTGTTGTGCAGTCAGGCAGCGGCGCAGGGCAAGCGCAAGGTCGTGTGCCCGTCCGGCGGCAATGCCGGGCTGGCCACGGCGGTGGCCGCGGTCAGCCTGGGCCTGCAAGCCTGCATCGTGGTGCCGCACACCACACCGGAAGCGACCCGCGCACGTATTCGCCGTACCGGTGCTGAGGTTATCGTCCACGGCAAAGTCTGGGACGAAGCCAATCAGCGAGCACGGGAACTGGCCAGCGCGGCGGACACTGAATACGTGCCGGCCTTCGATCACCCGGTGTTGTGGGAAGGGCACAGCACGATGGTCGACGAAATCCTAGAAGACTGCCCGCAGGTCGATACCGTGGTCACATCGGTCGGCGGCGGTGGTTTGCTGGCGGGCATCCTCACCGGGCTGCTACGGCATGATCGCCGCGACTGCCGCATCGTCACCTGCGAAACCACAGGCGCCGCCTCGTTCGCTGCGGCCGTCAAGGCTGGCCATCCGGTGCGCCTGAGCCGCATCGACACCGTCGCCACCTCCCTCGGCGCCGCGCAGGTGGCGGCATGGCCGGTAGAGCATATCGGCGAGTTCGATCATGAATGTCTGGTGCTGTCGGATGACGACGCGATCATGGGTGTGGTGCGTTATGCCAGTGATCAGCGGCAATTGGTCGAACCGGCGTGCGGGGTTTCGCTGGCGGTGGCGTACCTCGACCATCCGGCGTTGGCGGGGGCGCATGATGTGGTGGTCATTGTTTGTGGCGGGGTGAGTATCAGTGCGCAACTGGTGGCGGGGTGGGCGCGGTTGGGGGCTTGA
- a CDS encoding methyltransferase family protein — protein sequence MKMSAQMTVVAVLATLAYLGLAMWGIGGVAVFFSHGALVVVALATLAMVVASLFTEVNLSTGEREDRANRWVIPAFAVIGLVSAFLPAYCDRIGFWTIGREGTRWLGALLFIVGGGLRLWPVFVLGHRFSGLVAIQPGHRLVTEGIYRHLRNPSYLGLVINAIGWALAFRSVVGLLLAALTLIPLIARIHSEEALLRTQFGAEYDAYCARSWRLVPGVY from the coding sequence ATGAAAATGTCTGCGCAAATGACCGTGGTCGCCGTGCTCGCCACCCTCGCCTACCTGGGTCTGGCGATGTGGGGCATCGGTGGCGTGGCGGTGTTTTTTTCTCACGGCGCGTTGGTCGTGGTCGCACTGGCCACGCTGGCCATGGTGGTGGCGTCGTTGTTTACGGAAGTGAACCTGAGCACCGGCGAGCGTGAGGACCGGGCCAATCGCTGGGTGATTCCGGCGTTCGCCGTGATCGGACTGGTCAGTGCCTTTCTGCCGGCTTATTGCGACCGCATCGGTTTCTGGACCATCGGCCGCGAAGGCACCCGTTGGCTGGGAGCGTTGCTGTTTATCGTGGGTGGCGGATTGCGTTTGTGGCCGGTGTTCGTGCTCGGCCATCGGTTCAGCGGGCTGGTGGCGATTCAACCGGGACACCGGCTGGTCACCGAAGGCATTTATCGGCATCTGCGCAACCCCAGTTATCTGGGGCTGGTGATCAATGCGATCGGTTGGGCGCTGGCGTTCCGCTCGGTGGTCGGTCTGTTGCTGGCGGCGCTGACGCTGATCCCGCTGATCGCCCGCATCCACTCCGAAGAGGCCCTGCTGCGCACGCAGTTCGGCGCCGAATACGACGCCTATTGCGCCCGCAGCTGGCGCCTGGTGCCCGGGGTTTATTGA
- a CDS encoding HAD family hydrolase has protein sequence MSAHDAVFNRAFGAFLFDMDGTVLNSIAAAERIWSAWAVRHGVNVETFLPTIHGVRAIDTITRLNLPGVDAEAQAAFITEAEIEDVEGIVEIPGAAAFLKSLPADRWAMVTSAPRDLALRRMAAAGIPEPAVMITAEDVTAGKPDPAGYRLAAKRLGLEPADCLIFEDATVGIQAAEAAGAPLMIITTTHQHPLETAHATIASYRDVVLSIDSDGQLRLQPQ, from the coding sequence TTGTCTGCTCACGATGCTGTTTTCAACCGCGCGTTCGGCGCGTTCCTGTTCGATATGGACGGCACTGTCCTCAACTCCATCGCCGCCGCCGAGCGGATCTGGTCCGCCTGGGCCGTGCGCCACGGGGTGAACGTCGAAACGTTCCTGCCGACCATCCACGGCGTGCGCGCCATCGACACCATCACGCGTTTGAACCTGCCGGGCGTGGACGCCGAGGCGCAAGCCGCGTTCATCACCGAGGCGGAAATCGAAGACGTCGAAGGCATTGTCGAGATCCCCGGCGCGGCAGCGTTTCTCAAATCGTTGCCGGCGGATCGCTGGGCCATGGTGACCTCGGCGCCACGGGATCTGGCGTTGCGGCGGATGGCGGCGGCGGGGATTCCTGAGCCGGCGGTGATGATCACCGCTGAAGACGTGACCGCCGGCAAACCGGATCCGGCCGGCTATCGACTGGCGGCCAAGCGTCTGGGCCTGGAACCGGCGGACTGTCTGATTTTCGAAGACGCTACCGTCGGCATTCAAGCCGCTGAAGCCGCTGGTGCGCCATTGATGATCATCACCACGACTCACCAGCATCCGCTTGAAACCGCACACGCAACCATCGCCAGTTACCGCGACGTTGTGCTGAGCATCGACAGCGACGGCCAGTTGCGCCTGCAACCTCAATAA
- a CDS encoding response regulator yields the protein MCPIPTSSAHLPGGLILVVEDDPLILEFLCEILQEEGFKVEPQTSADAASQYLEAHAPEVALLLTDITMPGTLNGADLANLVGDRWPDKPVMVMSGYETPETSGVRHPVAFIKKPWAIGQLLDCVDGAFKSKAPRLH from the coding sequence ATGTGTCCAATTCCGACGTCGAGCGCGCACCTTCCTGGCGGGTTGATTCTGGTAGTCGAGGACGATCCGTTGATTCTGGAGTTTCTGTGCGAAATTCTTCAGGAGGAAGGTTTCAAGGTCGAGCCGCAGACCAGTGCCGATGCGGCCTCGCAATATCTGGAAGCGCACGCGCCGGAAGTCGCGCTGCTGCTCACCGACATCACCATGCCCGGCACCCTTAATGGCGCGGACCTGGCCAATCTGGTCGGTGATCGCTGGCCGGACAAACCGGTGATGGTCATGTCCGGCTATGAAACACCGGAAACCTCGGGCGTGCGGCATCCGGTGGCGTTCATCAAGAAACCGTGGGCCATCGGTCAGTTGCTCGATTGTGTGGACGGTGCGTTCAAATCCAAGGCGCCGCGTCTGCACTGA
- a CDS encoding class I SAM-dependent methyltransferase, translating to MNPQALAVLHAHLLTALTSAPAETRRLFHGRGRCWPGLEQVTVDWLQGVVLVSLFKEPEASQLEDLKRLLLEITGSAPWQQSGAHTLLIQHRYLPQSTAEWLLGEEIDEMTIVEGELKYRVDLGRKQNAGLFLDMRYGRNWVREQAAGKRVLNLFAYTCGFSVAAIEGGASHVVNLDMSRAALSRGRDNHRLNGHDLSKVSFLGHDLFKSWGKVINSGPYDLVIIDPPSFQKGSFLLTKDYQRVLRRLPELLTAQGTVLACMNDPSFGSDFLIDGVTQEAPSLRFEQRLENPPEFPDIDPESGLKALLFKQIG from the coding sequence ATGAACCCTCAAGCCCTCGCCGTTCTCCATGCCCACCTGCTCACCGCGCTGACGTCGGCGCCGGCCGAAACCCGGCGCCTGTTCCATGGGCGCGGGCGTTGCTGGCCGGGGCTGGAGCAAGTCACCGTGGACTGGCTGCAAGGCGTGGTGCTGGTGTCGTTGTTCAAGGAACCCGAGGCTTCGCAGCTGGAAGACCTCAAGCGCCTGTTGCTGGAAATCACCGGCTCGGCGCCATGGCAGCAGTCCGGCGCCCACACCTTGCTGATCCAGCACCGTTACTTGCCGCAAAGCACCGCCGAATGGCTTTTGGGTGAAGAAATCGACGAAATGACCATCGTCGAAGGCGAGCTGAAATATCGGGTGGATCTGGGCCGCAAGCAGAACGCCGGGCTGTTCCTCGACATGCGCTACGGGCGCAACTGGGTGCGCGAACAGGCGGCGGGCAAACGGGTGCTGAACCTTTTCGCCTACACCTGCGGCTTCTCGGTGGCGGCCATCGAGGGCGGCGCCAGCCATGTGGTCAACCTCGACATGTCCCGCGCCGCGCTGAGCCGGGGCCGCGACAATCACCGGTTGAACGGGCATGACCTGAGCAAGGTGAGTTTCCTCGGCCACGACCTGTTCAAGTCGTGGGGCAAGGTGATCAACAGCGGGCCGTACGACCTGGTGATCATCGACCCGCCGTCGTTCCAGAAAGGCAGTTTTCTGCTGACCAAGGATTACCAGCGCGTGCTGCGTCGTCTGCCGGAGCTTCTGACGGCGCAGGGCACGGTGCTGGCCTGCATGAACGACCCTTCGTTCGGTTCAGACTTCCTGATCGACGGCGTGACCCAGGAAGCGCCGAGCCTGCGTTTCGAACAACGGCTGGAAAATCCGCCGGAGTTTCCGGATATCGATCCCGAAAGCGGTCTGAAGGCGCTGCTTTTCAAGCAGATCGGCTGA
- a CDS encoding helix-turn-helix transcriptional regulator, giving the protein MDALLQELPVHQSLSRVFATVGQDGFWRALVDTLRLLVPLDNALVAVMQTGRPPQLLIDFDSQGRADEQEELAGYCAGMYLLDPFYQAAVAGVADGLHSLASVAPDQFLHSEYYQSYFRSVVGADELQFLVNLDDGVLGLSMGRSTAFSLQEQGRLLCVRDWVLSAMRRHVQLMPPQGAVVEAPVGDIAALLDRFDARLTTREIDTARLILQGFSSKAIAQHMKISPETVKVHRRNLYHKLNVTGHGELFALVLRPR; this is encoded by the coding sequence GTGGACGCGTTGCTGCAGGAATTGCCGGTGCATCAGAGCCTGTCGCGGGTGTTCGCCACGGTCGGTCAGGACGGTTTCTGGCGAGCGCTGGTCGATACGCTGCGATTGCTGGTGCCGCTGGACAATGCGCTGGTGGCGGTGATGCAGACGGGGCGGCCGCCGCAATTGCTGATCGACTTCGACAGCCAGGGCCGCGCCGACGAGCAGGAAGAACTGGCCGGTTACTGTGCCGGTATGTACCTGCTTGATCCGTTCTATCAGGCCGCCGTCGCCGGGGTTGCCGACGGTTTGCACAGCCTCGCGTCGGTTGCGCCGGACCAGTTTCTGCACAGCGAGTACTACCAGAGTTACTTCCGTTCTGTGGTCGGTGCGGATGAGCTGCAATTTCTGGTCAACCTCGACGACGGCGTGCTCGGCTTGTCGATGGGCCGCTCGACGGCGTTCAGTTTGCAGGAGCAGGGGCGTTTGCTCTGCGTGCGGGACTGGGTGTTGTCAGCGATGCGTCGACATGTGCAGTTGATGCCGCCGCAAGGCGCGGTGGTCGAGGCGCCGGTCGGTGATATTGCGGCGCTACTCGACCGCTTCGACGCTCGCCTGACCACGCGCGAAATCGACACGGCGCGCCTGATTCTCCAGGGCTTTTCCAGCAAAGCCATCGCCCAGCACATGAAAATTTCGCCGGAGACGGTGAAAGTGCATCGGCGCAATCTCTATCACAAGCTCAATGTCACCGGACATGGCGAGTTGTTTGCGCTGGTGCTGCGGCCGCGCTGA
- a CDS encoding polyamine ABC transporter substrate-binding protein, with product MRGHSGYINLGLMGVLSAALSAQAADAPSVHVYNWYDYIGPNTLHDFKRDSGIEPVYDTFDSAEVLEGKLMTSRSGYDVVVASNFSLPTLIKAGALAPLPRDQLPGWKNLDNDLLSKLANNDPGNQYAVPYLWGTNGIGYNVDKVRAALGDKAPVDSWDLVFKQENLAKLGECGVAMLDSPSEMLPVALHYLGLPPNSTKAEDYQKAEALLLKLRPHIAYFNSSKFISDLSNGNICVAVGWSGAMLEAKTTAEQAGNGVKIQYSLPKEGAPVWFDTLVLLKDAPHPAQGLAFIDYLLRPEVIAPVSDHLSYPNGNRAATALVAQATRDNPAVYPSATAMATLYTLEPLPKATERVRTRVWSKVKNGQ from the coding sequence ATGCGTGGTCATAGTGGGTATATCAACCTGGGGCTGATGGGCGTTTTGTCCGCGGCGCTGAGTGCGCAGGCGGCCGATGCGCCGAGCGTGCATGTCTACAACTGGTACGACTACATCGGCCCGAACACCCTGCATGATTTCAAGCGTGACAGCGGTATCGAACCGGTCTACGACACCTTCGACAGCGCCGAAGTGCTGGAAGGCAAACTGATGACCAGTCGCAGCGGCTACGACGTGGTGGTGGCGAGCAACTTCAGCCTGCCGACCCTGATCAAGGCCGGCGCCCTCGCCCCGCTGCCCCGCGACCAACTGCCAGGCTGGAAGAACCTCGACAACGATCTGCTGAGCAAACTGGCCAACAACGACCCCGGCAACCAGTACGCCGTGCCGTATCTGTGGGGCACCAACGGCATCGGCTACAACGTCGACAAGGTCCGCGCCGCGCTGGGCGACAAGGCCCCGGTAGACTCCTGGGACCTGGTGTTCAAGCAAGAGAACCTGGCCAAACTCGGCGAATGCGGCGTGGCAATGCTCGACTCGCCTTCGGAAATGCTCCCGGTAGCGCTGCATTATCTCGGCCTGCCGCCCAACAGCACCAAGGCCGAGGACTATCAGAAAGCCGAAGCGCTGCTGCTGAAACTGCGCCCGCACATCGCCTATTTCAACTCCTCGAAATTCATCAGCGATCTGTCCAACGGCAACATCTGCGTGGCGGTCGGTTGGTCCGGCGCGATGCTCGAAGCCAAGACCACCGCCGAGCAGGCCGGCAACGGCGTGAAAATTCAGTACAGCCTGCCGAAAGAAGGCGCGCCGGTGTGGTTCGACACGCTGGTCTTGCTCAAGGACGCGCCGCATCCGGCCCAAGGCCTGGCGTTTATCGACTACCTGCTGCGGCCCGAAGTGATTGCGCCGGTCAGCGATCACCTGTCCTACCCCAACGGCAATCGTGCCGCCACGGCGCTGGTTGCCCAGGCCACCCGCGACAACCCTGCGGTGTACCCGTCCGCCACGGCGATGGCCACGTTGTACACCCTCGAGCCCTTGCCCAAAGCCACCGAACGGGTGCGTACGCGGGTGTGGAGCAAGGTCAAAAACGGTCAGTAA